Proteins encoded within one genomic window of Oncorhynchus nerka isolate Pitt River linkage group LG17, Oner_Uvic_2.0, whole genome shotgun sequence:
- the znf143b gene encoding zinc finger protein 143: MLLAQINRDSQGMAEFQDADGQQVTFCLAEAVTVADGDHMDTVSLQAVTLADGSTAYIQHDHKVSFSDGQLMDGQVIQLEDGSTAYVQHMSMPKSGGDSLQLEDGQAVQLEDGTTAYIHAPKETYEQSSLQAVQLEDGSTAYIQHTVHMPQSNTILAIQADGTISDLQTDGGIDPETISVLEQYTTKVENLESGLFGREETDNGIHMQIVLQGQEGRTGRVSHVGEKSFHCDHEDCGKLFTTAHHLKVHERCHTGDKPYICDHIGCGKKFATGYGLKSHSRTHTGEKPYRCQEINCQKSFKTSGDLQKHTRTHTGEKPFKCPVEGCGRSFTTSNIRKVHIRTHTGERPYYCAEPSCGRSFASATNYKNHMRIHTGEKPYVCTVPGCDKRFTEYSSLYKHHVVHTPCKPYNCNYCGKTYKQISTLAMHKRTAHNDTEPIEEEHQAYFEQPTDAIDDPEVTYTSVVEVDDSLLEQVSVGTPEVLGQQHQVSLVTQDGTTQQVSISEADLQAMGGTITMVTQEGTTITIPAHELMSQGHSVTMVTEDGTEGQVQIMTPDMTTFQTVEEVDFIQEQEHQVVSSSPHPVTLLATSNGTHIAVQLSDQPSLEEAIRIASQIQQGETTGLDD, encoded by the exons ATGCTCTTGGCCCAGATAAACCGTGACTCCCAGGGGATGGCAGAGTTCCAGGATGCAGACGGCCAGCAGGTGACCTTCTGTCTGGCCGAGGCAGTGACCGTGGCAG ACGGCGATCATATGGACACAGTGAGTCTACAGGCGGTAACCCTTGCCGACGGCTCCACAGCATACATACAGCATGACCACAAAG TTTCCTTTTCAGATGGACAACTAATGGACGGACAGGTCATCCAACTGGAGGATGGGTCTACTGCATACGTCCAGCATATGTCCATGCCAAAATCAG GAGGAGACAGTTTGCAACTTGAAGATGGACAGGCTGTCCAGCTAGAAGATGGAACAACAGCCTACATTCATGCACCCAAAG AGACATATGAACAGAGTAGCTTGCAGGCGGTGCAGTTGGAGGACGGCAGCACGGCGTACATCCAGCACACGGTGCACATGCCCCAGTCCAACACCATCCTGGCCATTCAGGCCGACGGCACCATCTCCGACCTGCAGACAGACGGGGGCATAGACCCGGAGACCATCAGTGTGCTGGAGCAGTACACCACCAAG GTGGAGAATTTAGAGAGTGGGCTGTTTGGCCGAGAGGAGACTGATAATGGCATCCATATGCAG ATTGTTCTCCAGGGTCAAGAGGGTAGGACAGGAAGGGTTTCACACGTAGGGGAGAAGTCCTTCCACTGTGACCACGAGGACTGTGGGAAACTCTTTACCACTGCTCACCATCTAAAG GTACACGAGAGATGCCACACTGGAGATAAGCCATATATCTGTGACCACATTGGCTGTGGGAAGAAGTTTGCTACAG GGTATGGGCTGAAGAGTCACTCGCGTACACACACTGGGGAAAAACCTTACCGCTGTCAGGAGATCAATTGCCAAAAGTCTTTCAAAACATCCGGAGACCTACAGaagcacacacggacacacacag GAGAGAAGCCATTCAAATGTCCTGTTGAGGGCTGCGGACGGTCGTTCACCACCTCCAACATCCGCAAGGTTCACATCCGCACGCACACCGGAGAGCGGCCGTACTACTGCGCTGAGCCCAGCTGCGGGCGATCCTTCGCCAGCGCCACCAACTACAAGAACCACATGAGGATTCATACAG gagagaaaccttacgtGTGCACCGTGCCAGGGTGTGATAAGCGATTCACAGAGTACTCCAGCCTGTACAAGCACCATGTGGTCCACACGCCCTGCAAGCCCTACAACTGCAACTACTGTGGGAAGACATACAAACAGATCTCCACCCTGGCTATGCACAAGCGCACAGCGCACAACGACACGGAGCCCATCGAAGAGGAGCACCAGGCCTACTTTGAGCAACCCACag ATGCCATTGATGATCCCGAGGTCACCTACACATCTGTCGTGGAGGTGGATGACTCCTTGTTGGAACAGGTGTCTGTGGGGACCCCAGAGGTTCTAGGGCAACAGCACCAAGTGTCTCTAGTCACTCAGGATGGAACAACACAGCAG GTCAGTATCTCCGAGGCGGATTTGCAAGCGATGGGCGGTACAATTACCATGGTAACACAAGAAggtaccaccatcaccatcccAGCCCATGAGCTGATGTCACAAGGGCATTCTGTCACCATGGTGACAGAGGATGGCACAGAGGGACAG GTGCAAATTATGACCCCAGATATGACCACGTTCCAGACAGTGGAGGAGGTGGATTTTATCCAGGAACAGGAGCACCAGGTGGTGTCTTCAAGCCCTCACCCTGTCACCCTATTGGCTACTTCCAATGGCACTCACATCGCTGTACAG ctcagTGATCAACCATCATTGGAAGAAGCCATCAGAATAGCGTCGCAAATACAGCAAGGCGAGACCACCGGATTGGACGATTAA
- the wee1 gene encoding wee1-like protein kinase, with protein sequence MKMQSYSCRRRHGSSSPNARPIRQKLQFAPSDEEDDPIEDGNNSTGAESGFTELDSPMHELRDSVDKRLEHSSPLNRTGERGDVELWDEEGFGSPSHLQSPSSVIFTKGSRSPRKSSRVYGNSPERSYIQDDGEGSSSPIPDCPDTPPHKTFRKLRLFDTPHTPKSLLNKARTASSVSSSRRVALFRNVDSTGKSGPDSRRSQTPLVNINPFTPEALLIQSTTQQKNNRKRAHWNDSCGENMDASDAETEEIIPPPKRITLMESNMKSRYASEFHQLEKIGCGEYGAVFKCVKRLDGCIYAIKRSKKPLAGSVDEQNALREVYAHAVLGQHPHVVRYYSAWAEDDHMLIQNEYCNGGTLSDVTAENYRRLGFLSELELKDLLLQVTRGLKYIHSSSLVHMDIKPSNIFISRKTLCSVDACDEEEDEKDGLATSVVYKIGDLGHVTRVNNPQVEEGDSRFLANEVLQEDYSNLTKADIFALALTVISASGAEPLPTNGDKWHEIRLGKLPPIPQVLSQEFLSLLKLMIHPDPTRRPSTSDLIKHPVLLTAARMTADQLRVELNAEKFKNALLQKELKLAQIAKAAAEDKVLSTDRVLTRSTVQPNPKTSRLIGKKMNRSMSLTIY encoded by the exons ATGAAAATGCAGAGTTACAGTTGCCGTCGTCGGCATGGAAGTTCATCTCCAAACGCCCGACCAATACGTCAGAAGTTACAGTTTGCACCGAGCGATGAAGAGGATGACCCGATTGAGGACGGCAACAACAGCACAGGAGCAGAATCGGGCTTTACAGAACTGGACTCTCCAATGCATGAACTACGGGACAGTGTCGATAAACGACTCGAACACAGCAGCCCTCTGAATCGGACTGGGGAACGCGGTGATGTGGAACTATGGGACGAAGAGGGATTCGGTTCTCCGTCTCACCTTCAGTCCCCCAGTAGCGTTATTTTCACGAAGGGGTCCCGGTCACCACGGAAAAGCTCTCGGGTGTACGGCAATTCACCGGAGCGGTCATACATTCAGGACGATGGGGAAGGCTCGAGCTCACCTATTCCAGACTGCCCCGACACACCTCCACACAAAACCTTCAGAAAACTTCGCCTTTTTGATACTCCACACACACCAAAG AGTTTGCTGAACAAAGCCAGAACTGCCAGCTCAGTGTCCTCAAGTAGGAGAGTGGCTCTCTTCAGGAATGTGGATTCCACAGGAAAATCTGGTCCAGACAGTAGGAGAAGCCAGACCCCTTTGGTCAACATCAACCCCTTCACCCCGGAAGCCCTTCTCATCCAGTCTACTACTCAACAGAAGAATAACAGGAAGAGGGCACACTGGAATGA CTCCTGTGGTGAGAACATGGACGCGAGTGACGCTGAAACCGAAGAAATCATTCCTCCGCCAAAG agAATCACCTTGATGGAGAGTAATATGAAGTCCAGATACGCTTCTGAGTTCCACCAGCTGGAGAAGATCGGCTGCGGGGAGTATGGGGCCGTCTTCAAGTGTGTCAAAAGACTGGACGGCTGCATCTATGCTATCAAGCGTTCAAAGAAGCCCCTGGCAGGCTCTGTGGATGA GCAGAACGCTCTTCGGGAGGTGTATGCCCATGCTGTGCTGGGCCAGCACCCCCACGTGGTTCGCTACTACTCAGCCTGGGCAGAGGATGACCATATGCTCATCCAGAACGAGTACTGCAACGGTGGCACCCTCTCAGATGTCACGGCCGAGAACTATCGGCGGCTCGGCTTCCTATCGGAGCTGGAGCTGAAGGACCTGCTGCTGCAGGTGACTCGCGGCCTCAAGTACATCCACTCATCCTCGCTGGTCCACATGGACATCAAGCCTA GCAATATTTTTATCTCACGCAAGACTCTGTGCAGTGTAGACGCatgtgatgaagaggaggacgaaaaGGATGGACTGGCAACCAGTGTGGTATACAAAATAGGTGACCTTGGCCATGTGACGAGGGTGAACAATCCTCAAGTTGAAGAAGGCGATAGCAGGTTCCTGGCAAATGAAGTCCTCCAAGAG GACTACAGTAACTTGACGAAGGCGGACATCTTTGCCCTGGCCCTGACTGTTATCAGTGCCTCTGGGGCAGAGCCTCTGCCCACCAATGGGGATAAGTGGCACGAGATCCGTCTGGGAAAACTGCCACCCATCCCACAAGTGCTCTCTCAGGAATTCCTGAGTCTACTCAAG CTGATGATCCACCCTGACCCCACCAGGCGGCCGTCCACCTCTGACCTCATCAAGCACCCGGTGCTGTTGACCGCAGCTAGAATGACTGCTGATCAGCTCCGTGTGGAACTCAACGCAGAGAAGTTCAAGAATGCACTGCTTCAGAA GGAGCTGAAGTTGGCCCAGATTGCCAAAGCTGCTGCTGAGGATAAGGTTCTGTCCACAGACAGAGTCCTGACCCGTTCCACTGTCCAGCCCAACCCCAAAACCTCCAGACTCATCGGCAAGAAGATGAACCGCTCAATGAGCCTGACCATTTACTGA